In Candidatus Liberimonas magnetica, the following proteins share a genomic window:
- a CDS encoding OmpA family protein, translated as MRKSRLSAALLVIFIALSTSYAVNLSTEGYLSIKGDLDIDYYSHKLGDNWDSSKASYKGINYNYTYNPSSHTTNSWSNVSGETLNLSVNFNPNKYINGDLGFEFIKDYADRYWMPVNFEHKLSLDNNNFSWTSADISYNRGWFHLNYFRGIGHYHWGDKGDLFNLYPEQFETDRYLRVSGRPVPEGYGAVIRGKQSKLEIVYGPEAVWNYRKGYYLNYSIKILGLNNHLIYVDNIIPYGDPDERMRSFELSTKYDDFQLGFLYQPFRLNRDYTYVEETGNSLGFLGTNYLKKTGTTNSSDALGISTKFKLLPGFIFDSINLQYSYLGLVAGNKQEISTQFDRRISNNINSTIGYKYRKPLLGPIPLVYQGTASNKGPALFEPRGPESPFWVGWNYAWDNREASILSFTLSFDPTPNTPFYYYQPNVLDEWNLNKKENAKLSFAANYTLTRYPSNTDRLLFYDEQGNMVWEPYGATGAWPTNGYIGAFKLISIINTHKWRIFYDLGFGEALASSSLAYTLSDVKEKPITDYVTTGISCQNKFYTVKLRYGQDVWGPEQWHSDFGEAIDKLYQFSLSRKFGDYLTAGVEYTGVKEIDYKYLAPELGDYDEVRCFVKIYFGPVTAYLGSEEKKYKGVVKKPVIENIAKDAAKPNVPASPQPQIKNVSEAAKDILKDVSDEMKISEDSRGLVLTSTVLFDSNESELSPGSERVMNKMSEVLKIESKNKIVVEGYTDDVGRDSYNQRLSEKRAQSVANFFINAGIDAERIEVKGYGSKKPVASNKLEKGREANRRVEVIILK; from the coding sequence ATGAGAAAATCAAGGCTCTCTGCAGCTTTGCTAGTCATTTTTATTGCGTTATCAACTAGCTACGCTGTCAATCTATCTACGGAAGGTTATTTATCAATTAAAGGAGATCTGGATATTGATTATTACAGCCACAAACTCGGAGACAATTGGGATTCTTCAAAGGCAAGTTATAAGGGGATAAACTACAACTATACCTATAATCCGTCTTCGCATACAACCAATTCCTGGAGCAATGTATCAGGAGAAACTCTTAATTTAAGCGTAAATTTTAACCCGAATAAATATATAAATGGAGATCTAGGTTTTGAATTCATAAAAGACTACGCTGACAGGTACTGGATGCCTGTAAACTTTGAACATAAACTAAGCCTTGACAATAATAACTTTAGCTGGACCAGTGCCGATATAAGTTATAACAGGGGTTGGTTCCATTTAAATTATTTTCGAGGTATCGGCCATTACCATTGGGGAGACAAAGGAGATCTTTTTAATCTTTATCCGGAACAGTTTGAGACCGACAGGTACCTTAGAGTTTCCGGCCGGCCGGTCCCCGAAGGTTATGGGGCGGTTATCAGGGGAAAACAGAGTAAGTTGGAAATTGTTTATGGCCCTGAAGCCGTCTGGAATTATAGAAAAGGGTATTATTTGAATTATAGTATTAAAATATTAGGCTTAAATAACCACCTTATCTATGTTGACAACATAATACCTTACGGTGACCCGGATGAAAGAATGCGCTCCTTTGAGTTAAGCACGAAATATGACGATTTCCAGTTAGGTTTTTTATATCAGCCGTTCAGGCTGAACAGGGATTATACCTATGTAGAAGAAACCGGGAACTCCCTAGGGTTTCTGGGCACGAACTACTTAAAGAAAACAGGGACTACAAATTCAAGCGATGCTCTGGGCATAAGCACAAAATTTAAACTCCTGCCCGGATTCATTTTTGACAGCATAAATTTACAATACAGTTATTTAGGGCTGGTAGCCGGGAATAAACAGGAAATATCTACTCAATTTGATCGCCGTATATCAAATAATATCAATAGCACCATAGGCTATAAATACAGGAAACCGCTTTTAGGCCCTATACCCCTGGTATACCAGGGTACTGCTTCAAATAAGGGCCCGGCACTTTTTGAACCAAGAGGGCCGGAAAGCCCTTTCTGGGTAGGCTGGAATTATGCTTGGGATAACCGTGAGGCAAGCATATTGTCGTTCACACTCTCTTTTGACCCTACTCCGAATACGCCGTTTTATTATTACCAGCCTAATGTTCTGGATGAATGGAATTTGAACAAAAAAGAAAATGCTAAATTATCTTTTGCGGCAAATTATACTTTAACCAGATACCCTTCTAATACCGACAGGCTGCTTTTCTATGATGAACAAGGTAATATGGTATGGGAACCGTATGGAGCCACAGGCGCATGGCCTACGAATGGGTATATAGGGGCATTTAAACTAATAAGCATAATAAATACGCATAAATGGAGAATATTTTATGATTTAGGTTTCGGGGAAGCTCTTGCAAGCAGCAGCCTGGCATATACTTTGTCCGATGTGAAAGAAAAGCCGATAACTGATTATGTTACAACTGGTATTTCCTGCCAAAACAAGTTTTATACAGTTAAATTGCGATACGGGCAGGATGTCTGGGGCCCGGAACAATGGCACAGTGATTTTGGCGAGGCGATAGATAAATTGTACCAGTTCAGCTTAAGCAGGAAATTTGGCGATTATCTCACAGCGGGAGTCGAGTACACAGGGGTAAAAGAAATAGATTATAAATACCTCGCACCTGAGCTGGGCGATTATGACGAAGTGAGATGTTTTGTAAAGATTTATTTCGGGCCGGTTACCGCATATCTTGGTTCCGAAGAAAAAAAATACAAAGGTGTAGTAAAAAAACCGGTCATAGAAAATATCGCAAAAGATGCAGCAAAACCTAATGTTCCTGCATCGCCGCAGCCTCAGATAAAAAATGTTTCAGAAGCCGCTAAAGATATATTGAAGGATGTCTCGGATGAAATGAAAATAAGCGAAGATTCAAGAGGCCTTGTTTTGACTTCAACAGTGCTTTTTGATTCTAATGAAAGCGAGCTTAGTCCCGGTTCAGAAAGGGTAATGAATAAGATGTCAGAGGTTTTGAAAATAGAATCAAAAAACAAAATCGTTGTTGAAGGTTACACCGATGATGTCGGAAGAGATTCTTATAATCAACGACTTTCCGAGAAAAGAGCTCAGAGCGTTGCAAATTTTTTTATAAATGCCGGTATCGATGCTGAACGTATAGAGGTTAAAGGCTATGGCAGCAAGAAACCCGTTGCTTCTAACAAATTAGAAAAAGGGCGCGAAGCAAACAGAAGAGTGGAGGTGATAATCTTAAAATAA